A window of the Rhodoferax sp. GW822-FHT02A01 genome harbors these coding sequences:
- a CDS encoding LapA family protein has protein sequence MKPIAWLFKWTLKAAIFFTLFAFALNNQGDVTVRFFFGQKWTAPMVLVVLGAFALGVLIGVLGMAPRWWRQHRSTQAVVQPPAEAPAKKPVAAASAVSDYSDSNLHGV, from the coding sequence ATGAAACCAATTGCATGGCTCTTTAAGTGGACACTTAAAGCAGCCATTTTTTTTACCCTGTTCGCATTCGCACTCAATAACCAGGGCGACGTGACGGTGCGCTTCTTCTTCGGACAGAAGTGGACCGCGCCCATGGTGCTCGTCGTCTTGGGCGCTTTCGCGCTCGGTGTGCTGATCGGGGTACTGGGCATGGCTCCGCGCTGGTGGCGCCAGCACCGCAGCACCCAGGCCGTCGTACAACCGCCTGCCGAAGCGCCGGCAAAGAAGCCTGTTGCAGCAGCCTCCGCAGTCTCGGACTACAGCGACTCGAACCTCCATGGAGTTTGA
- the lapB gene encoding lipopolysaccharide assembly protein LapB: MEFDFSLLLLALPVVFLLGWLASRLDLRQLRLESHQAPKAYFKGLNFLLNEQQDQAIDAFIEAVQSDPDTSELHFALGNLFRRRGEYERAVRVHQHLLSRGDLVADDRHRAQHALALDYLKAGLLDRAEEALLKLEGTRFEAQARLALLANYERSRDWEHAAGIASKLEAAGQGSFAGRQAHYLCEQAAARVTGQQPAEAMSLLRQAMETAPQAPRPRMDLATLQRAQGNHEAALATLTEAMLQSPAATPLIAPLLADAAIAAHAIAPALALLKTRYEQSACIDVLDAIVNLEAANGDNAVTARQWYARHLEKEPSLVAAAKWIAGEKLEHEQFHPQVQRALDHAVKPLTRYRCAACGFEAKRHFWQCPGCQAWDSYPALRVEEL, translated from the coding sequence ATGGAGTTTGATTTCAGCTTGCTGCTGCTGGCATTACCAGTAGTGTTTCTGTTAGGGTGGCTGGCCTCTCGCCTGGATCTGCGCCAGTTGCGCCTGGAAAGCCACCAGGCGCCAAAGGCCTATTTCAAGGGTCTGAATTTTCTGCTCAATGAGCAGCAGGACCAGGCCATTGACGCCTTCATCGAGGCGGTACAAAGTGATCCGGACACCTCCGAATTGCACTTCGCGTTGGGCAACCTGTTTCGCCGCCGCGGCGAGTACGAGCGCGCGGTGCGTGTGCACCAGCATCTGCTATCGCGCGGCGACTTGGTTGCAGACGACCGCCACCGCGCCCAGCACGCGCTGGCCCTGGATTACCTCAAGGCCGGCCTGCTCGATCGGGCCGAAGAGGCCTTGCTCAAGCTCGAGGGCACGCGATTTGAGGCCCAGGCACGACTGGCTCTGCTGGCCAATTACGAGCGCTCTCGCGACTGGGAGCATGCTGCAGGCATTGCCAGCAAGCTCGAAGCGGCAGGTCAAGGCAGTTTTGCCGGCCGACAGGCGCATTACCTATGCGAACAGGCAGCTGCACGGGTAACGGGACAGCAGCCCGCCGAGGCCATGTCCTTGCTGCGCCAGGCCATGGAAACCGCGCCCCAGGCGCCCCGTCCGCGCATGGATCTGGCCACCCTGCAACGCGCTCAGGGAAACCACGAAGCCGCCCTGGCCACGCTGACCGAGGCCATGCTGCAATCACCGGCTGCAACGCCCCTGATCGCGCCCCTGTTGGCAGACGCAGCCATTGCCGCGCACGCCATTGCTCCGGCGCTGGCACTGCTCAAGACACGTTACGAACAAAGCGCCTGCATCGACGTGCTGGATGCCATCGTCAACCTGGAGGCGGCCAATGGTGACAACGCGGTCACCGCGCGCCAGTGGTACGCACGTCACCTCGAAAAAGAGCCCTCGCTGGTGGCCGCAGCCAAGTGGATTGCTGGCGAAAAGCTGGAGCACGAACAGTTTCACCCCCAGGTGCAGCGCGCGCTGGACCATGCCGTCAAACCCCTTACCCGCTATCGCTGTGCGGCCTGCGGCTTTGAAGCCAAACGGCACTTCTGGCAATGCCCGGGATGCCAGGCGTGGGACAGCTATCCGGCTTTGCGAGTGGAAGAACTTTAG
- the rfaE1 gene encoding D-glycero-beta-D-manno-heptose-7-phosphate kinase gives MTITKEQIAKARVLVVGDVMLDRYWYGAVDRISPEAPVPVVRVTREEERAGGAANVAYNAVSLGAHASLLTVVGDDDASHHLEDLVANTGIETYFGRDADLKTTVKLRVIGRQQQLIRLDFENTPKNEILAGQTATFENILPAHNAVLFSDYGKGGLAHVVDMISRARALGKPILVDPKGSDYARYQNATVITPNRAELQQVIGHWTDEADLRTKAHNLRTQLHLDAVLLTRSEEGMTLFDANGELHVSAQAREVFDVTGAGDTVIATMAVLVGAGMSLREAMPLANRAGGIVVGKFGTATVSYEELFA, from the coding sequence ATGACCATTACAAAAGAACAAATTGCCAAGGCCCGCGTACTCGTGGTGGGCGACGTGATGCTGGACCGCTATTGGTACGGTGCGGTGGACCGCATCAGCCCTGAGGCACCGGTGCCCGTGGTGCGCGTCACCCGCGAAGAGGAGCGCGCCGGCGGTGCCGCCAACGTGGCCTACAACGCCGTGAGTCTGGGCGCGCATGCCAGCCTGTTGACTGTGGTCGGTGACGATGACGCCAGTCACCACCTGGAAGACCTGGTCGCCAACACCGGCATCGAAACCTATTTCGGCCGCGATGCCGACCTCAAGACCACCGTCAAGCTCCGCGTCATCGGCAGGCAGCAGCAGCTCATCCGCCTGGACTTCGAGAACACGCCCAAGAATGAAATCCTGGCCGGGCAAACCGCGACCTTTGAAAACATATTGCCTGCGCACAACGCCGTCCTGTTCTCCGACTACGGCAAGGGTGGTCTGGCCCATGTGGTGGACATGATTTCGCGCGCCCGCGCCTTGGGCAAGCCGATACTGGTAGATCCCAAGGGCAGCGACTATGCGCGCTACCAGAACGCCACGGTCATCACGCCCAACCGTGCCGAGCTGCAGCAGGTCATCGGGCATTGGACTGACGAAGCCGATCTACGCACCAAGGCACATAATCTGCGCACACAACTGCATCTGGATGCCGTCTTGCTCACGCGCAGCGAAGAAGGCATGACCCTGTTTGATGCCAACGGCGAACTCCACGTGAGCGCACAGGCCCGCGAAGTGTTCGACGTCACAGGTGCCGGTGACACCGTCATCGCCACCATGGCCGTGCTGGTGGGCGCTGGCATGAGCCTGCGCGAAGCCATGCCCCTGGCCAACCGTGCCGGTGGTATCGTGGTGGGCAAATTTGGAACGGCTACCGTGTCTTACGAGGAACTATTTGCATGA